Proteins from a genomic interval of Drosophila melanogaster chromosome 2R:
- the CG43710 gene encoding uncharacterized protein, with the protein MKLLGGFITWVCLAAAGPNWYTTFALGFQVQVRIPIWDVAGLVRKFAGFTTGHVSTPKKKIRPVPEEYWPPLFGYYDPLAYPPPPYYPYPPYVPPTHPPTYPPTLPPTSPPTKPSTNPPTIPSTIPPTIPPTITPTIPPTKPPTKPPTEPPTEPPTEPPTEPPTEPPTEPPTELPTEPPTNPPTKPTTEATTETTTVVTTDATTVVTTDATTVVTTDATTEATTDATTEATTDATTDGTTEATTASDLCVLYPHLPKCQIVKSVHLVNNKYSNVLYPEKKLSVETMPHSVTSLCFYYPCLCMKPEEAQFVRLSDENGRPLLLISPVEEKPPTNKLEKNKQ; encoded by the coding sequence ATGAAGCTGCTTGgaggttttataacctgggTCTGTCTGGCCGCAGCAGGACCCAATTGGTATACTACGTTTGCACTTGGCTTTCAAGTCCAAGTGCGAATTCCAATATGGGATGTTGCAGGACTCGTAAGAAAATTCGCAGGTTTCACCACGGGCCATGTCAGTACtccgaaaaagaaaattcgtCCTGTTCCTGAAGAATACTGGCCACCGTTATTTGGATACTACGATCCGTTGGCTTATCCACCCCCACCTTATTACCCATACCCACCTTATGTGCCACCAACACATCCACCTACTTATCCACCCACACTTCCCCCGACTAGTCCACCAACGAAGCCATCAACAAATCCTCCAACAATTCCTTCAACAATTCCTCCAACAATTCCTCCAACAATTACTCCAACAATTCCTCCAACTAAGCCACCAACAAAGCCACCGACGGAGCCACCGACAGAACCACCAACAGAACCTCCAACAGAACCACCAACAGAACCACCAACAGAACCTCCAACAGAACTACCAACAGAACCACCGACAAACCCACCAACAAAGCCAACCACGGAGGCAACAACTGAGACCACTACGGTGGTAACAACAGATGCAACTACGGTGGTAACAACAGATGCAACTACGGTGGTAACAACAGATGCAACTACGGAGGCGACAACAGACGCAACAACGGAGGCGACAACAGACGCAACTACGGACGGAACAACAGAGGCAACAACAGCCAGTGACCTATGCGTATTGTATCCTCATCTTCCAAAATGTCAAATAGTCAAATCAGTACACTTAGTAAACAATAAGTACAGTAACGTGTTATATCCGGAAAAGAAGCTATCGGTTGAGACCATGCCTCACTCGGTCACCTCTCTGTGTTTCTACTATCCGTGCCTGTGTATGAAGCCCGAAGAAGCTCAATTCGTAAGATTGTCGGATGAAAATGGAAGACCCTTGCTCTTAATAAGTCCAGTAGAGGAAAAACCACCAACAAATAAACTGGAAAAAAACAAGCAATAA
- the CG13443 gene encoding uncharacterized protein produces MKLPLLLLLIQSCALVARATPARHWRRAPAHGVFNVDVYAYNKPRMNLVRRQAIGSRSTQNAPPMDHVLQQISQHSRRSTEQRSHYRNLDENLEVLPMPIAVQKQASELNKTIESPAINMQLMPLEMNSTMHARENLYSNEFHVQSIGTKKIVQLNTLTSDHERKPVVEEVMAQKHQDQEQQEPLKVKLTLPELTENNAEETEVPPAKNKVGEVNAAATAPAGESLTSVKKTMAPSETIIDKPSTGMQQLVSPTTAENAGDTGTKAQSGQRRKDEQKAGPSRPRPKTKRKQRPTGAPTSNETDIKMTANRVVTAPVPGPVRPETNPIVGPGSGPLNAKQPAKELETQSLSPEISTHRPLTTKSMSKGKGKGKGKGKDKRRQGSQRRPAIAGVMEEEIETTTNWWQILPYAEIRKFLNTIYDTIADDGDDERATVDV; encoded by the exons ATGaagctgccactgctgctgttgctaatCCAGTCTTGTGCCCTTGTGGCCAGAG CCACTCCTGCCAGGCACTGGCGTCGTGCACCCGCCCATGGAGTTTTCAATGTCGATGTCTATGCCTACAATAAGCCCCGGATGAACTTGGTGCGTCGCCAGGCCATCGGAAGTCGATCCACTCAGAATGCTCCTCCAATGGATCACGTGCTGCAGCAGATCTCCCAACACAGCCGGCGATCCACCGAGCAGAGGTCCCACTACAGGAACCTTGACGAGAACTTGGAGGTCCTGCCAATGCCAATTGCTGTGCAGAAACAAGCCAGCGAGCTGAACAAAACAATTGAGAGCCCGGCCATAAACATGCAATTAATGCCTCTGGAAATGAACTCGACTATGCACGCACGGGAGAATTTATACTCGAACGAGTTCCATGTGCAAAGTATTGGCACCAAGAAGATAGTGCAATTGAATACCCTGACCAGCGACCATGAGCGTAAACCAGTCGTCGAAGAAGTTATGGCCCAGAAGCACCAggaccaggagcagcaggagccgcTTAAGGTGAAGCTGACACTGCCAGAGCTGACCGAGAACAATGCAGAAGAAACAGAAGTCCCTCCTGCAAAGAACAAAGTTGGCGAGGTAAACGCAGCGGCGACAGCTCCTGCGGGGGAATCCCTGACAAGTGTGAAGAAAACCATGGCCCCGAGTGAGACAATTATCGATAAGCCATCGACAGGAATGCAGCAGCTTGTCAGCCCGACGACAGCGGAGAATGCCGGTGACACCGGCACAAAGGCTCAGTCCGGCCAGAGAAGGAAGGACGAACAGAAGGCCGGACCGTCACGTCCCCGTCCGAAGACCAAGCGAAAGCAAAGGCCAACAGGAGCACCAACGTCTAATGAAACTGATATAAAGATGACAGCGAACCGAGTTGTCACTGCACCAGTTCCTGGTCCTGTTCGTCCTGAAACTAACCCCATCGTGGGACCAGGTTCTGGCCCATTAAATGCGAAGCAGCCGGCAAAGGAATTGGAAACACAATCACTATCGCCGGAAATCAGTACGCATCGTCCTTTGACAACGAAGAGCATGAGCAAAGGCAAGGGTAAGGGTAAGGGTAAGGGCAAGGATAAACGTCGCCAGGGCTCCCAGAGACGTCCCGCAATCGCTGGCGTAATGGAGGAGGAAATTGAAACTACGACAAATTGGTGGCAGATTCTCCCATATGCGGAAATTAGAAAATTTTTGAATACAATTTACGATACCATCGCCGATGATGGCGACGACGAACGTGCCACGGTTGATGTGTGA
- the CG34201 gene encoding uncharacterized protein, with product MLQLSLALLFFLALFASLETAPSPSSGAKQEKYVRVYEINEEQYQRVLQLTKGKNVISEGRLINGGFATVSDTLSSGWNSLLRIVGLTTLSKADETEKVDFDGQPLCVIKSREGEGREEDVPSARSSARDIEDEEEDSAIHCIVVLKKDVEFELPTLEPLPNYVQYWNKPETSNPVVEAQIRSQSSEVLKDEEEVQTRIPAPLKKKKVNKSTYPRASTLADDSDGSRQYGYPPLPPQYGTPYPPPPSYGGYPYSPYPNPLPYPSPQPYGPQLPYGPSPYGQSPYGLYPQQPYGPQPPIAPYSPQPYEPYGYPYFDQNQLAQVNAHKEVEKLEADDDEDEDEDSYETEEENDYRYKNSYNPVYLQQSYNN from the exons ATGCTGCAGCTGTCACTGGCCCTGCTGTTTTTTCTGGCTCTTTTTGCCAGCTTAGAAACAG CACCATCCCCATCATCTGGAGCTAAGCAAGAGAAATATGTGCGCGTATACGAAATCAATGAGGAGCAATACCAGCGGGTTTTGCAGCTGACCAAAGGCAAGAATGTCATATCAGAAGGTCGGTTGATCAACGGTGGCTTTGCCACCGTAAGTGATACCTTGAGTTCCGGATGGAACTCTCTTCTACGGATCGTGGGCCTCACCACGCTCAGCAAGGCCGATGAGACGGAGAAGGTGGACTTCGATGGTCAGCCCTTGTGTGTGATCAAATCTCGTGAGGGCGAGGGCAGGGAGGAGGATGTGCCCTCCGCTAGAAGCTCGGCTAGAGATATCGAAGACGAAGAAGAGGATTCCGCCATCCACTGCATAGTGGTGCTCAAGAAGGATGTCGAATTTGAGCTCCCAACCCTGGAACCTCTTCCAAATTACGTCCAATATTGGAACAAACCTGAAACGTCTAACCCTGTGGTGGAAGCCCAAATTCGCTCGCAGTCTTCAGAAGTTCTTAAGGATGAAGAGGAAGTGCAGACCAGGATACCAGCTCcattgaaaaagaaaaaggttAACAAAAGCACTTATCCGAGGGCAAGCACTTTGGCGGACGACTCCGACGGTTCCCGGCAATATGGCTATCCTCCACTGCCGCCCCAATATGGAACACCCTATCCACCACCTCCCTCCTATGGTGGCTATCCGTACAGTCCCTATCCCAACCCTCTGCCTTATCCAAGCCCTCAGCCATATGGACCTCAACTGCCGTATGGACCATCGCCATATGGACAATCTCCTTATGGATTGTACCCCCAACAGCCCTATGGTCCTCAGCCCCCCATTGCACCTTACAGTCCGCAGCCCTATGAACCCTATGGATATCCCTACTTCGATCAGAACCAGTTGGCTCAAGTAAATGCCCATAAGGAAGTGGAGAAACTCGAGGCTGACGATGacgaagatgaagatgaagactCCTACGAGACTGAAGAAGAAAATGACTATCGCTATAAGAACTCCTACAATCCTGTATACCTTCAACAATCTTATAATAACTAA
- the CG34202 gene encoding uncharacterized protein → MKFLTVLAVIVLCAAAAQAGSSRPQLVRLHQVTRQEYKELLRLAQGKEEVSEARLLSSSIVGIKGLASGFAAGNFIPAIFSSGSKDTPKKGRPLCVISTNDLDQDQERRLGRVVSIEYEANSDSSSGSGSSSGSGSGHGSGHGSGSGSGHGSGNGSGSDDDDDDVTTVNCILVVNGTDTTTTTTTTAKPSHGHGHGHGSGHGSGHGSGPTPGAYYPPPPPFYPPYYGYPPYYPPYPYPPPPPPPPTHKPSHSGSGKRSADEEEEAGRLIDAYNGLYYQPDGFTPRSGKYSRVSQDTSAYQPASYPQQEYANTYPKVVRNYGLTHPAPVYVRSPQFEQEH, encoded by the exons ATGAAGTTCTTAACAGTTCTTGCGGTGATCGTTCTCTGCGCAGCTGCGGCCCAAGCTG GCTCGAGTCGTCCGCAACTGGTGCGTCTGCATCAGGTGACTCGACAGGAGTACAAGGAGCTGCTCCGGCTAGCTCAGGGCAAGGAGGAAGTATCGGAGGCACGTTTGCTCAGTAGCTCCATTGTTGGCATCAAGGGATTGGCATCCGGCTTTGCCGCTGGCAACTTCATTCCAGCTATCTTCAGTTCCGGATCCAAGGATACGCCCAAGAAGGGACGCCCACTCTGCGTGATCTCCACCAATGATCTGGACCAGGATCAGGAGCGGCGCTTGGGTCGTGTGGTGAGCATTGAGTATGAGGCCAATAGCGACTCCAGCTCCGGATCGGGATCGAGCAGTGGCAGTGGAAGTGGTCATGGAAGCGGACACGGCAGTGGAAGCGGTAGTGGTCATGGCagtggaaatggaagtggcagcgatgatgacgacgatgatgtgACCACTGTCAACTGCATCCTGGTGGTCAATGGCACCGACACCACTACTACCACCACAACGACGGCAAAACCAAGTCACGGTcacggacatggacatggcaGCGGACATGGTAGCGGACATGGAAGCGGACCCACGCCAGGTGCTTATTACCCACCACCTCCTCCGTTCTATCCCCCCTACTACGGCTACCCACCGTACTATCCTCCCTACCCAtacccaccaccacctccaccaccgccaACACACAAGCCATCACATTCCGGCAGTGGCAAGCGATCGGCTGATGAGGAAGAGGAAGCGGGTCGTCTGATCGATGCGTACAATGGACTCTATTACCAGCCAGATGGCTTCACTCCGCGGAGTGGAAAGTACTCGAGGGTCAGTCAGGATACCTCGGCCTATCAGCCAGCCAGCTATCCGCAGCAGGAGTATGCCAATACCTATCCGAAAGTGGTGCGCAACTACGGACTGACCCATCCTGCTCCTGTCTACGTGCGATCGCCACAATTCGAACAGGAACACTAG
- the CG43711 gene encoding uncharacterized protein, with product MISLHVFLILLCTTTVRSDSSEGAFRLNVPLWDVNDLYSRISNVFGTTSTTRPPQVAPEKPITPSPWDAYYGAIMQELYNKKQGIFPGSELLAVEPVPVPVPVPIPQPRPPRPQRPLRPLRPLRPPIPNRPRPRPTRKPTRRSTTTKTPDTTTRQTTTTQKTSTSTTTESPETTSSTIAPTTNSTTEQSSTTGGSSTTGGSSTTGGSSTTGGSSTTGGSSTTGGSSTTGGSSTTGSSTTGGSFTSGGSSTTGSFTTGTAISSSRVRGKKGSLQATTATPIHFHHSQIQSSPISTPTVLSLEGMPSSSGFMRPDLQLRVQSAPQSVTTLCHSYPRLCAHPEEAQYVRLEDGFGKPMLLISPGGVSYPPLFTIEAERPYRSKSGPWKSVPQRQKKPSRSKYIYKLIKKRNNQRL from the coding sequence ATGATTTCGTTGCACGtctttttaatattattgtgCACAACCACAGTACGGAGTGATAGTTCAGAGGGAGCATTTAGGTTGAATGTCCCACTTTGGGATGTGAATGATCTTTACTCGCGCATATCTAATGTATTTGGTACCACAAGCACCACACGTCCACCACAGGTAGCGCCAGAAAAACCGATTACACCCTCTCCTTGGGACGCCTATTACGGCGCGATCATGCAGGaactttataataaaaaacaggGAATATTTCCTGGGAGCGAGCTGTTAGCCGTAGAGCCTGTGCCCGTGCCTGTACCGGTACCAATCCCTCAACCACGGCCACCGCGACCGCAGCGTCCACTGCGCCCACTGCGGCCTCTCAGACCACCGATCCCAAATCGACCTAGACCCAGGCCAACACGAAAACCTACAAGGAGAAGCACCACAACCAAAACTCCAGATACGACCACcaggcaaacaacaacaacacaaaaaacTTCCACGTCCACTACAACGGAATCGCCAGAAACTACCTCGAGTACAATCGCACCTACAACCAATTCAACAACTGAACAGTCATCGACAACAGGAGGCTCATCGACAACTGGAGGCTCATCGACAACTGGAGGCTCATCGACAACTGGAGGCTCATCGACAACAGGAGGCTCATCGACAACAGGAGGCTCATCGACAACTGGAGGCTCATCGACCACTGGATCTTCCACAACAGGAGGGTCTTTTACTTCGGGAGGCTCTTCCACAACCGGCTCATTTACAACTGGGACCGCAATTTCATCATCCCGAGTCAGAGGAAAAAAAGGAAGCTTACAAGCAACAACCGCCACTCCaatacatttccatcatagtCAGATCCAGAGTAGCCCCATATCAACTCCGACGGTGCTCAGTCTTGAGGGAATGCCATCGTCTTCTGGCTTTATGCGTCCTGATCTTCAACTTAGAGTGCAATCGGCGCCACAGTCTGTGACGACGCTGTGCCATAGCTACCCTCGCCTATGTGCTCATCCAGAGGAAGCCCAATATGTACGCTTAGAAGACGGATTTGGCAAGCCCATGCTTCTTATATCGCCTGGAGGCGTTTCATATCCCCCTCTTTTTACGATAGAAGCAGAACGGCCCTATAGGTCAAAGTCAGGACCCTGGAAATCGGTGCCGCAACGACAAAAGAAACCCTCCAgaagtaaatatatttacaagtTAATTAAGAAAAGGAATAATCAAAGACTTTAA
- the CG44666 gene encoding uncharacterized protein (unusual splice), protein MILNTTSFLLILVCQAWGQSIKIRIPVWDASTIFSRLTGIGINSGNTNNQNPSNQANNNQQNVEYNDYLNNYYNNYWASAYQNVANYDPYGYYSPYGPYGSYAPGQYQTITTPTVTQTTTPMVPTTTAVISTTETPICAVFPHLPACQTSTSATSDSTTSSTPMTTSTTTTERITASTSSTTTTSTELSTTSTAIPTSTTSESTSTAIPTSSTTDSTTTSTTSPSTESTTTSTAIPTSTTSESTSTAIPTSSTTDSTTTSTTSSSTESTTTSTAIPTSTTSESTSTAIPTSSTTDSTTTSTTSSSTESTTTSTAIPTSTTSESTSTAIPTSSTTDSTTTSTTSSSTESTTTSTAIPTSTTSESTSTAIPTSSTTDSTTTSTTSSSTESTTTSTAIPTSTTSESTSTALPTSSSTDSTTTSTTSSSTESTTTSTAIPNSTTSESTSTAIPTSSTTDSTTTSTTSSSTESTTTSTAIPTSTTSESTSTALPTSSSTDSTTTSTTSSSTESTTTSTAIPNSTTSESTSTAIPTSSTTDSTTTSTTSSSTESTTTSTAIPTSTTSESTSTAIPTSSTTDSTTTSTTSSPTESTTTSTAIPTSTTSESTSTAIPTSSTTDSTKTSTTSSSTESSTTSTAIPTSTTSESTSTALPTSSSTDSTTTSTTSSSTESTTTSTAIPNSTTSESTSTAIPTSSTTDSTTTSTTSSSTESTTTSTAIPTSTTSESTSTAIPTSSTTDSTTTSTTSSPTESTTTSTAIPTSTTSESTSTAIPTSSTTDSTTTSTTSSSTESSTTSTAIPTSSTSDSSDSTTTSTASPSDSTTTSTESSTSTTTESTSTSTAIPTSSTSDSTTTSTASPSDSTTTSTESSTSTTTESTSTSTAIPTSSTSDSTTTSTASSSDSATTSTAIPTSTTTGGISTSTAIPQTKSTDSICNEYPMLPNCQSEKAVNLKKIESNMFETNPEVSVFKPEQKLTITSMPQSVTSLCHFYPRLCLKPEEAQFVRLADEYGKPLLLISSIEGRSVYAQKLPALWRAIRRTHRNK, encoded by the exons ATGATATTAAATACCACCAGCTTTCTGCTTATTCTAGTCTGTCAGGCATGGGGCCAATCAATAAAGATAAGGATACCAGTATGGGATGCTTCCACAATATTTTCGAGGCTGACTGGAATCGGAATAAATTCAGGAAACACTAATAATCAAAATCCATCAAACCAGGCGAATAACAATCAACAGAATGTCGAATACAAcgattatttaaataactattataataattattggGCGAGTGCATACCAAAACGTTGCTAATTATGACCCTTATGGGTATTATAGCCCGTACGGACCTTACGGATCATATGCTCCAGGTCAATACCAGACTATAACAACACCGACAGtcacacaaacaacaactcCGATGGTTCCAACGACAACAGCGGTTATTTCAACAACTGAAACGCCGATTTGTGCAGTCTTTCCTCACCTTCCAGCGTGTCAAACATCAACAAGCGCTACATCAGATTCGACGACATCATCCACACCCATGACCACGTCCACCACAACAACCGAAAGGATAACAGCATCCACATCGTCCACCACAACTACATCAACGGAGTTGTCGACCACATCCACGGCAATTCCGACTTCCACAACTAGCGAAAGCACATCCACGGCGATCCCAACATCCTCCACAACGGACTCTACGACAACGTCCACCACAAGTCCATCAACGGAGTCAACGACAACATCCACGGCAATTCCGACTTCCACAACTAGCGAAAGCACATCAACCGCAATACCAACATCCTCCACAACGGACTCTACGACAACGTCCACCACAAGTTCATCAACGGAGTCAACGACAACATCCACGGCAATTCCGACTTCCACAACTAGCGAAAGCACATCAACCGCAATACCAACATCCTCGACAACGGACTCTACGACAACGTCCACCACAAGTTCATCAACGGAGTCAACGACAACATCCACGGCAATTCCGACTTCCACAACTAGCGAAAGCACATCAACCGCAATACCAACATCCTCCACAACGGACTCTACGACAACGTCCACCACAAGTTCATCAACGGAGTCAACGACAACATCCACGGCAATTCCGACTTCCACAACTAGCGAAAGCACATCAACCGCAATACCAACATCCTCCACAACGGACTCTACGACAACGTCCACCACAAGTTCATCAACGGAGTCAACGACAACATCCACGGCAATTCCGACTTCCACAACTAGCGAAAGCACATCAACCGCATTACCAACATCCTCGTCAACGGACTCTACGACAACGTCCACCACAAGTTCATCAACGGAGTCAACGACAACATCCACGGCAATTCCGAATTCCACAACTAGCGAAAGCACATCAACCGCAATACCAACATCCTCCACAACGGACTCTACGACAACGTCCACCACAAGTTCATCAACGGAGTCAACGACAACATCCACGGCAATTCCGACTTCCACAACTAGCGAAAGCACATCAACCGCATTACCAACATCCTCGTCAACGGACTCTACGACAACGTCCACCACAAGTTCATCAACGGAGTCAACGACAACATCCACGGCAATTCCGAATTCCACAACTAGCGAAAGCACATCAACCGCAATACCAACATCCTCGACAACGGACTCTACGACAACGTCCACCACAAGTTCATCAACGGAGTCAACGACAACATCCACGGCAATTCCGACTTCCACAACTAGCGAAAGCACATCAACCGCAATACCAACATCCTCGACAACGGACTCTACGACAACGTCCACCACAAGTTCACCAACGGAGTCAACGACAACATCCACGGCAATTCCGACTTCCACAACTAGCGAAAGCACATCAACCGCAATACCAACATCCTCCACAACGGACTCTACGAAAACGTCCACTACAAGTTCATCGACGGAGTCGTCGACAACATCCACGGCAATTCCGACTTCCACAACTAGCGAAAGCACATCAACCGCATTACCAACATCCTCGTCAACGGACTCTACGACAACGTCCACCACAAGTTCATCAACGGAGTCAACGACAACATCCACGGCAATTCCGAATTCCACAACTAGCGAAAGCACATCAACCGCAATACCAACATCCTCCACAACGGACTCTACGACAACGTCCACCACAAGTTCATCAACGGAGTCAACGACAACATCCACGGCAATTCCGACTTCCACAACTAGCGAAAGCACATCAACCGCAATACCAACATCCTCGACAACGGACTCTACGACAACGTCCACCACAAGTTCACCAACGGAGTCAACGACAACATCCACGGCAATTCCGACTTCCACAACTAGCGAAAGCACATCAACCGCAATACCAACATCCTCCACAACGGACTCTACGACAACGTCCACTACAAGTTCATCGACGGAGTCGTCGACAACATCCACCGCGATTCCAACATCTTCAACATCGGACTC ATCGGACTCTACTACTACGTCCACTGCAAGTCCATCAGATTCTACGACAACTTCCACTGAAAGTTCGACGTCCACAACAACCGAAAGTACTTCAACATCCACTGCAATCCCAACATCCTCAACATCGGACTCTACTACTACGTCCACTGCAAGTCCATCAGATTCTACGACAACTTCCACTGAAAGTTCGACGTCCACAACAACCGAAAGTACTTCAACATCCACTGCAATCCCAACATCCTCAACATCGGACTCTACTACTACGTCTACCGCAAGTTCATCAGATTCAGCGACAACCTCCACAGCTATTCCGACGTCTACAACAACTGGAGGTATATCGACATCCACAGCTATTCCACAAACAAAATCCACAGATTCAATTTGCAATGAGTACCCAATGCTTCCTAACTGTCAATCTGAAAAGGCAGTGAATCTCAAAAAAATTGAATCTAATATGTTTGAAACGAATCCAGAAGTTAGTGTATTTAAGCCCGAGCAGAAACTCACAATAACGTCGATGCCCCAGTCCGTGACTTCGCTGTGCCACTTTTATCCCCGTCTATGCTTGAAACCGGAAGAAGCCCAATTTGTACGCCTGGCTGATGAATATGGAAAACCCTTATTGTTGATTTCGTCAATCGAGGGACGATCCGTCTACGCTCAAAAGCTTCCTGCTTTGTGGCGCGCTATAAGGAGAACCCATAGGAATAAgtaa
- the CG43709 gene encoding uncharacterized protein has protein sequence MSSVQTFRAYPWIILFQLCVLFRRCEGAPVYPDEALQQIRKLNVTQANLIASNSTVKCNLIPNLCDWQLHLYEGHAFSVPLVQTVESTTTRSPALPMAGQKIFELNHNVSGPQLFILAEIEPKSRRELRRKRKLWRRATFNHLSKQKFILLVVQ, from the coding sequence atgagcTCCGTCCAGACCTTTCGAGCATACCCGTGGATTATTTTATTCCAATTATGCGTTTTGTTTCGGAGGTGCGAAGGTGCTCCAGTGTATCCAGATGAGGCACTGCAGCAAATCAGGAAGCTAAACGTGACCCAGGCGAATCTTATTGCGTCCAACTCCACTGTGAAGTGCAATCTCATCCCGAATCTTTGCGACTGGCAACTGCACCTCTACGAGGGCCACGCATTCAGTGTGCCACTTGTACAGACAGTGGAAAGTACAACCACCCGATCGCCAGCACTTCCAATGGCTGGTCAGAAAATCTTTGAATTGAACCACAACGTTAGCGGACCACAGCTGTTTATTCTGGCCGAGATTGAGCCCAAGTCGAGACGGGAAttaagaagaaaaagaaaactttggCGTCGAGCCACTTTTAATCACTTGAGTAAACAGAAATTTATCTTGCTGGTCGTTCAATAA